One Fusarium falciforme chromosome 1, complete sequence genomic window carries:
- a CDS encoding S1 motif domain-containing protein codes for MASLKRSQEGDALASNISSKVYVRSTRSGKVQKIVREVYLRTDIPCSSKLCKACLQYAPRNAAQQAQPFVLSDKPAGTKAFPQGHYLVPDTNALLNAMDLFEQSSAFYDVIILQTVLEELRNRSLPLYNRLIGLTKSEDKRFYVFFNDFRLETFVHREANETVNDRNDRAVRLAVKWYGEHLARTKAKKLPAVVMLSDDQDNLRKAKADGLHASSLKDYVSGLEDGERLLDMVAESQNQGSFKKQGQMLYPEYFTLSRMMTGVKAGLMHQGIFNVSPYNYLEGSIKVPAFPKPLLVLGRENINRAVDGDVVVVEVLPQDQWKEPSTKIIEEEAITKNENADVEESQDLVSEKERKALQEQVKKTQKGFSEGRPQPTAKVVGVIKRNWRQYVGHIDPSSASKASSQGRKQDSVFLIPMDKKIPKIRLRTRQVADLLGKRLLVTIDAWERDSRHPIGHFVRSLGELETKAAETEALLLEWDVQYRPFPKTVLDCLPKEGHDWRVPASVEDPGWRQREDLRGLLICSIDPPGCQDIDDALHARKLPNGNFEVGVHIADVSHFVKPANAMDTEASIRGTTVYLVDKRIDMLPPLLGTDLCSLKPYVERYAFSVLWELNDNADIVNVRFTKSVIKSREAFSYEQAQLRIDDDSQQDDLTKGMRMLLMLSKKLKKKRMDAGALSLSSPEVKVQTESETSDPIDVKTKQLLDTNSLVEEFMLFANVSVAAKIYEAFPQTAILRRHAAPPKTNFDELANQLRTKRGLELRTDSSKALADSLDQCVDAKEPFFNTLVRIMATRCMMSAEYFCSGTQAYPEFRHYGLASEIYTHFTSPIRRYADLLAHRQLAAAIDYEAVHPNVRSRGRLEAVCKNINVRHRNAQMAGRASIAYYVGQALKGKVAEEEAFVMKIFSNGFVVLVPRFGIEGLIRLRDLAEPEPEADFDPETFTLTTKGSREVQVELFQKVKVRVHDEKDEMTGKRGVKMELLEA; via the exons ATGGCGAGCTTAAAAAGATCTCAGGAAGGCGATGCCCTGGCATCCAACATCTCGAGCAAGGTCTACGTGCGCTCGACTCGAAGCGGCAAGGTGCAGAAAATTGTTAGAGAAGTCTACTTGCGAACAGACATTCCTTGCTCCTCCAAGCTCTGCAAGGCGTGCCTTCAGTATGCCCCCAGAAATGCCGCTCAGCAGG CTCAGCCTTTTGTCCTCTCGGACAAGCCTGCAGGCACCAAAGCATTCCCCCAAGGACACTACCTGGTCCCTGATACCAACGCGCTGCTCAACGCCATGGATCTGTTTGAGCAGAGCTCCGCCTTTTACGACGTCATCATCTTGCAGACTGTGCTTGAGGAGCTACGGAATCGGTCATTGCCGCTTTACAACCGGCTAATAGGACTCACCAAGAGCGAGGACAAGAGATTTTATGTCTTCTTCAACGACTTTCGACTGGAAACATTTGTCCACCGCGAGGCAAATGAAACTGTCAATGACCGAAATGATCGGGCTGTGCGACTGGCCGTGAAATGGTACGGCGAGCATCTGGCGCGCACAAAGGCCAAGAAACTCCCTGCAGTGGTGATGCTGAGCGACGACCAAGACAACCTCCGCAAAGCCAAGGCAGATGGGCTTCACGCATCTTCTCTCAAAGACTATGTCAGCGGACTCGAGGATGGCGAAAGGCTGCTCGACATGGTAGCAGAATCACAGAACCAAGGGTCGTTCAAGAAACAGGGGCAGATGCTATATCCTGAGTACTTTACACTCTCAAGGATGATGACTGGGGTCAAGGCCGGCTTGATGCATCAGGGCATCTTCAACGTCTCACCATACAACTATCTAGAGGGCTCCATCAAGGTTCCGGCATTCCCCAAGCCTCTGCTGGTCCTGGGTCGCGAGAACATCAACCGTGCTGTTGATGGCGATGTGGTCGTTGTCGAGGTTCTTCCTCAAGATCAGTGGAAGGAGCCTTCGACGAAGATTATTGAGGAGGAAGCCATCACAAAGAACGAGAACGCAGACGTGGAGGAGAGCCAAGACCTTGTGTCTGAAAAGGAGCGCAAGGCTCTGCAGGAGCAGGTGAAGAAGACCCAGAAAGGCTTCTCAGAAGGTCGCCCGCAACCAACTGCCAAGGTTGTCGGCGTAATCAAGCGCAACTGGCGCCAGTATGTTGGCCACATCGACCCTTCGTCTGCGAGCAAAGCGTCCAGCCAGGGCCGCAAGCAGGACagcgtcttcctcatccccaTGGACAAGAAGATTCCCAAGATTCGACTTCGTACACGACAAGTTGCAGACCTACTCGGCAAGCGACTTTTGGTTACCATTGATGCCTGGGAGCGCGACTCTAGGCACCCCATTGGGCACTTTGTACGCTCTCTGGGAGAGTTGGAGACCAAGGCGGCCGAGACTGAAGCTCTGTTGCTAGAATGGGATGTCCAGTACCGACCGTTCCCCAAGACTGTCCTTGACTGTCTCCCTAAGGAAGGCCATGACTGGAGGGTGCCAGCCAGCGTGGAGGATCCCGGCTGGAGACAAAGGGAGGATCTCAGAGGACTTCTCATCTGCAGTATTGATCCTCCCGGCTGTCAGGATATCGACGATGCTCTCCACGCCAGAAAGCTTCCGAACGGCAATTTTGAGGTTGGCGTCCACATCGCCGATGTCTCGCACTTCGTCAAGCCTGCCAACGCCATGGACACTGAGGCCAGCATCCGCGGCACGACTGTTTATCTGGTGGACAAGCGTATTGACATGCTTCCGCCACTGCTTGGAACAGACCTTTGCTCTCTCAAGCCATATGTGGAACGATATGCCTTTTCGGTGCTCTGGGAGCTGAACGACAATGCCGACATCGTCAATGTTCGCTTCACAAAGTCTGTTATCAAGTCCCGTGAGGCTTTCAGCTACGAACAAGCTCAACTCAGAATCGATGACGATTCTCAGCAAGACGACCTCACCAAGGGTATGCGGATGCTCCTCATGCTGtcaaagaagctcaagaagaagcgaaTGGACGCCGGTGCTCTGAGCCTCTCGTCgcccgaggtcaaggtccAGACCGAGTCCGAGACGTCTGATCCCATCGATGTCAAGACGAAGCAGCTCCTCGACACCAACTCGCTGGTCGAAGAGTTCATGTTGTTCGCCAACGTCAGCGTCGCAGCCAAGATCTATGAGGCGTTCCCTCAGACTGCCATCCTCCGTCGTCACGCCGCTCCTCCCAAGACCAACTTTGACGAGCTGGCAAACCAACTGCGCACCAAGCGCGGCTTGGAGCTTCGCACCGACTCCAGCAAGGCCCTCGCCGACTCGTTGGATCAGTGTGTCGATGCCAAGGAACCCTTCTTCAACACTTTGGTGCGTATCATGGCGACACGCTGTATGATGAGTGCAGAGTATTTCTGCTCAGGCACTCAAGCCTACCCCGAGTTCCGTCACTATGGCCTTGCATCCGAGATCTACACTCACTTCACGTCTCCTATCCGTCGATACGCCGATCTCCTCGCTCACCGACAGCTTGCCGCCGCCATCGACTACGAGGCCGTTCACCCCAACGTCCGCAGCCGGGGACGTCTCGAGGCCGTATGCAAGAACATCAATGTGCGACACCGCAACGCCCAGATGGCGGGCCGCGCCAGCATTGCCTACTACGTCGGCCAGgccctcaagggcaaggtcgctgaggaggaggcgttTGTCATGAAGATTTTCAGCAACGGcttcgtcgtcctcgtcccgCGCTTCGGCATCGAAGGTTTGATCCGACTCCGGGATCTCGCTGAACCCGAACCAGAGGCCGACTTTGACCCTGAGACGTTTACGCTCACTACCAAGGGAAGCCGGGAGGTGCAGGTGGAGCTGTTCCAAAAGGTCAAGGTTAGAGTCCATGACGAGAAGGACGAGATGACGGGCAAGCGGGGTGTCAAGATGGAGTTGCTCGAGGCTTAA
- a CDS encoding CP-type G domain-containing protein: MAGSINKPKKPKSKRTPVRLRHKIQKASVAKQKKERKLAKKNPEWRTKLKKDPGIPNLFPYKEKLLAEIEEKRLKKAEEAQKRKELAKAAKTGAKDEEVMEDVDEMEDEDMDEDIDESNPMAALIASARAAAASYDRQLADDDMDEDDDSGESDNERGPEMSIGQASSRKTYDKVFKSVVEQADVVLYVLDARDPEGTRSREVERSIMAAASGGKRLILVINKVDLIPPKVLRDWLVYLRRYFPTLPLRASNAAPNAHTFNHRDLTVQSTSATLFKALKSFAASRQLKRAVSVGVIGYPNVGKSSVINALLSRMSGKGSSSSKACPAGAEAGVTTSIRSVKIDSKLTLLDSPGVVFPSSSSTQSAGLVSLKNATEAHAHLILLNAVPPKQIDDPVPAVSLLLRRLSSSPELMQKLTDVYDIPALLPDRKDGDTTTDFLVQVARRRGRLGRGGVPNINAAAMTVVTDWRDGRIQGWVEPPALAVESSAAPSKPALKNAGEDEVAADQKQIVTEWAAEFKLEGLWGDDGNADNDDAMEQ; the protein is encoded by the exons ATGGCCGGCTCAATCAACAAGCCCAAGA AGCCCAAGTCCAAGCGGACGCCCGTCCGTCTTCGCCACAAGATCCAGAAGGCATCCGTCGCAAAGCAAAAGAAGGAGCGCAAGCTCGCAAAGAAGAACCCGGAATGGCGAacgaagctcaagaaggaccCCGGCATCCCTAACCTGTTCCCCTACAAGGAGAAGCTGCTCGCCGAGATTGAGGAGAAACGcctgaagaaggccgaggaggcgcaGAAGCGAAAAgagctggccaaggctgCAAAGACGGgcgccaaggatgaggaggtgatggaggatgtcgatgaaatggaggacgaggatatGGATGAGGACATTGACGAGTCGAACCCCATGGCTGCGCTTATTGCCAGCGCTCGCGCTGCTGCGGCCAGCTATGACCGACAActggccgacgacgacatggacgaggatgacgataGCGGAGAGTCCGACAACGAGCGAGGCCCTGAAATGTCAATTGGCCAGGCCTCTTCGAGAAAGACCTACGACAAGGTCTTCAAGTCGGTGGTTGAGCAGGCCGACGTCGTCCTCTACGTCCTCGACGCCCGCGACCCAGAGGGCACACGCTCTCGTGAGGTCGAGCGCAGCATCATGGCCGCTGCGTCCGGCGGCAAGCGCCTCATTCTCGTCATCAACAAGGTCGACTTGATCCCTCCCAAGGTCCTGCGAGACTGGCTCGTCTACCTTCGCCGCTACTTCCCGACCTTGCCTCTCCGGGCCTCCAACGCCGCTCCCAACGCCCACACCTTCAACCACCGTGACCTGACCGTCCAGAGCACATCTGCCACGCTTTTCAAGGCCCTCAAGAGCTTTGCTGCTAGTCGTCAGCTCAAGCGCGCCGTGTCTGTTGGTGTCATTGGCTATCCCAACGTGGGTAAGAGCTCTGTTATCAACGCTCTTCTCTCAAGGATGAGTGGAAAGGGTAGCTCCTCTTCCAAGGCATGCCCTGCTGGTGCCGAGGCTGGTGTGACGACGAGCATCCGATCTGTCAAGATCGACAGCAAGCTTACTCTGCTCGACTCCCCTGGTGTCGTcttcccctcttcctcctcgacccaGTCTGCCGGCCTCGTCTCACTCAAGAATGCCACCGAGGCGCACGCCCACCTGATCCTCCTCAATGCTGTCCCACCCAAGCAGATCGATGATCCTGTCCCTGCCGTCTCACTCCTCCTGCGACGTCTGTCATCGTCTCCCGAGCTCATGCAGAAGCTCACTGATGTCTACGACATTCCTGCCCTCCTCCCAGACCGCAAGGACGGCGACACCACAACCGACTTCCTCGTCCAAGTCGCCCGCAGGCGAGGCCGTCTCGGCCGTGGTGGAGTCCCCAACATcaacgccgccgccatgACCGTCGTCACCGACTGGCGTGACGGCCGTATCCAGGGCTGGGTCGAGCCCCCTGCTTTGGCTGTCGAGTCCAGCGCCGCGCCGTCCAAGCCGGCCCTGAAGAACGCCggagaggatgaggttgCCGCCGACCAGAAGCAGATCGTTACCGAGTGGGCCGCCGAGTTCAAGCTCGAGGGTCTCTGGGGCGACGACGGCAACGCTGACAACGACGATGCCATGGAGCAGTAA